One window of the Rosa rugosa chromosome 3, drRosRugo1.1, whole genome shotgun sequence genome contains the following:
- the LOC133739807 gene encoding laccase-14-like, whose amino-acid sequence MGCFKPIGFFCSVFCFAVLVCILLLQSEAEASELYYDFVLKETNFTKLCSTKSALVVNGSFPGPVITARKGDTVYVNVHNEGTYGVTIHWHGIKQPRNPWFDGPEYITQCPIQPGTNFTYTVLLSSEEGTLFWHAHSDWTRATVHGAFVILPAENTTYPFPEPDHEEVLVFASWYKEDVAILMDEALKYGGLTTLSDSYAINGQPGDFYECSNETTFRLAVDHGSTYLLRLVNSVQNTDMFFAIADHNLTLVGVDGNYVKPVVTNYLMITPGETMDILVTATQPPGHYYMLISPYFDGQADDFDKSVTSAIFQYNGNYTPTSSPIYPDHIPGFYDIDAARNFDRQLKSLASPEHPADVPQHITTRMFIALSISMLRCPNDTCDGPDGNRLASAMNNISFANPSIDVLQAYYRNISGYFAADFPDKPPSLFNFTSDDLMTDNVTLSDQGTRVKILNYNETVEIVFQGTNVMNSGENHPVHLHGFKFYVVGAGVGNFDNVTDPLTYNLIDPPELNTFPVPKDGWATIRFVADNPGVWFMHCHYDRHMSWGMDTAFIVRNGDTEETSVRPPPDYMPSCGENSIYVGAEQSMFQLEE is encoded by the exons ATGGGGTGCTTCAAACCTATCGGCTTCTTCTGCTCTGTTTTCTGCTTCGCCGTACTTGTCTGCATTTTGTTGTTGCAGTCTGAGGCTGAAGCTAGTGAGCTCTACTATGATTTTGTT CTCAAGGAAACCAATTTCACGAAGTTATGCAGCACAAAGAGTGCACTGGTTGTAAACGGAAGTTTTCCGGGGCCGGTGATTACTGCTCGCAAGGGGGATACTGTCTATGTTAATGTGCACAATGAAGGAACATATGGTGTCACCATTCACTG GCATGGGATAAAGCAACCAAGAAATCCCTGGTTTGATGGACCCGAATATATTACACAATGCCCTATTCAACCTGGAACCAATTTCACGTATACAGTGCTTCTCTCTTCGGAAGAAGGCACATTGTTTTGGCATGCCCATAGCGATTGGACCCGAGCCACCGTTCATGGAGCCTTCGTCATTTTGCCCGCAGAAAATACAACCTATCCATTTCCAGAGCCAGACCACGAAGAAGTTCTCGTTTTTG CATCATGGTATAAAGAAGATGTGGCAATATTGATGGACGAGGCTCTCAAATATGGTGGATTAACAACATTGTCGGATTCTTATGCCATCAATGGCCAGCCAGGAGATTTTTACGAATGTTCCAACG AAACAACATTTCGATTGGCGGTTGATCATGGGAGTACCTATCTTCTCCGTTTAGTGAATTCGGTACAAAACACAGACATGTTCTTCGCCATAGCAGATCATAATCTCACACTTGTGGGCGTGGATGGTAACTACGTCAAACCTGTAGTTACCAACTACCTAATGATAACCCCAGGAGAAACAATGGACATTTTGGTCACAGCAACCCAACCTCCTGGCCATTACTACATGCTTATAAGCCCTTACTTCGATGGACAAGCTGATGACTTCGACAAAAGTGTCACAAGCGCAATATTTCAGTACAACGGCAACTACACTCCTACGTCATCACCCATCTACCCAGACCACATTCCTGGCTTCTATGACATTGACGCTGCACGCAACTTTGACAGACAGTTGAAGAGTTTGGCATCTCCGGAGCACCCTGCAGATGTTCCTCaacatatcacgaccaggatgtttATTGCCCTTTCCATTAGCATGCTTCGTTGTCCCAACGACACATGTGATGGACCTGATGGAAATCGGCTTGCATCTGCAATGAACAACATCAGCTTTGCCAACCCTTCCATTGATGTGCTGCAAGCATACTACAG GAACATAAGTGGATATTTCGCAGCAGATTTCCCAGACAAGCCGCCTTCTCTATTCAACTTCACCTCAGATGATTTGATGACTGACAATGTTACGTTAAGTGACCAAGGAACCAGGGTGAAGATATTGAATTACAACGAGACCGTGGAAATAGTATTCCAAGGGACAAATGTCATGAACTCAGGAGAGAATCATCCCGTGCATTTGCATGGATTCAAGTTTTATGTGGTTGGAGCTGGTGTTGGGAATTTCGACAATGTCACTGATCCTTTAACTTACAATTTGATTGATCCACCAGAACTCAACACCTTCCCAGTTCCTAAGGATGGATGGGCCACCATCAGATTCGTAGCCGACAACCCAG GGGTATGGTTCATGCACTGCCATTACGATCGGCATATGAGTTGGGGCATGGATACCGCTTTCATAGTGCGGAATGGTGACACAGAGGAGACGAGTGTTCGCCCTCCACCTGATTACATGCCCTCTTGTGGCGAAAATTCCATATACGTTGGTGCTGAGCAGTCAATGTTTCAGTTGGAGGAGTAG